Genomic segment of Mercurialis annua linkage group LG6, ddMerAnnu1.2, whole genome shotgun sequence:
GGCCTCTTGCAGCCAGTCAAGCTTCGTGTAGTTTAAACCATCTTTAAACTTGTGTGTCATGACACAAACTATATCCAAGAAATAATGATGTCAATCACAAATCAATTtacaaattagataattttttcaGTATATGCCTGCGGAATGGCTTTAATCGGAATGCATACAAAATACTTTCATACGtgattaataaataattgttgGTATAAAAGAATTGAATCAACATTTTAAGCCTTCAAAACAAGTGAACTAACACCGTAAGGATTCCAGATGTGAGCAATAGCAGTAGGGATGGATTCTGCATAACCTGACCATTTTTATCATCAGCCGACTGCGATGGCGGTGGAGCAGGGCATGCGAGCCCGTCCTTTCCTTCTCGGCATTGGCTAGCGAAAAGACCAGGAGGGTACTTCCCGTACAGATTAATGTAGCTAAACATGGTTGATGCGCAGTCATTTGTCAAGTCATTCAAGACTTCTGCAAACGGGCAAGCAAATTCCTTGAATGCTTCACAACAGGGTGTAGGAGAGTACCTGGGCCCTTTACATTCGCTTGTGATGACTGTATAATTCTGGAACTCAAAGTTTACTGGGCAGGCTGTGGAcgaaaagaatatatataagaAGATCGTCTCAAAGCTATTCCACATTAAGgttatgcaaaaaaaaaaacaataaaaatatataaatacgaCATCATGCTATACGAGATGAGTATATTTTTAATCATGTTCCTCCCTATCATATCACAAAAATGCAGAATAAATGCAGAACATGTTGGCGCtaaagaaataaatcaaacatatcAGGTCTAAAGGCATCAATGGAAAATGAATAGTTAGAGATTAAAGATCAATGCATATAAGTTgccaatttttgaatttatcaaataataaagcTATCATTGATAAAGATTGCGACTGCTGCTCACCGGAACAGGAGACACATAATCAATGTTAGCTTAAATTAGAAAGGCGGAGTGACTTTCAATAATACTAGATGAGTGCACAAGACCAGGTACCAGTcaatgataaaaaatttataattactgtAACTTAAAAGTTATATAGAAAATGGAAATTCCAGTATTTATGCTTCATTTTTAAGTAAGAATTTTGACCAATCCAATTATAAGCAATCCCTACAAAAACTTCCATCAATCAAATATTCCATACTACCAGAATCTCAAACTATGAACACAATATATTTCTTCTTGAAATCCTATTCATCTCAATTACTTTTAGAGCTTGTAAAGAAATATTTCAAagcattcaatttttataagttCCCACATGAATTTTTTCGACTTCATAATTGCAATAGATATGACAAATACAATATCTAACGAAATAAGAAAAAATCAATGATGCTCTGGCTCGCAAGTCAAATACAGAACGAGCCTTGTCTGCTAAACGAGCATGAGCATTAGAGGGAGCAAGTGAAGTCTTCCATTTCGGCTTCCCCCCTTTTCCCCCAACCCCTATTCATTCATTTTACATAAGCTTCCCGGTTTGAGAATTAATTGATTGGATAACGAGATTCACAATCTTTCCTAGGAAAAGCTTCCACGACAATGTATAGAGGTTAGGTTTGTTTGGCTTCTATTTCCCCTAGGCTACTTCCTTTGTTGACTTCTTTTCTCAGTCAAACTTCCTTCACTCCTCTTCCGTTTTTTCACGTTTTCTTCTGAAAGAAGACATTCTTGACTGGTAATAACGCATTGAACTGAGAGCACTAAGTTAAGTAGGGGAAAGCCCTTTCTAAATTGTTACTCTTTCCGATTCCACGGAGAAATGAAACTCAGAAGGAACTGCGTCAAACACTGATGCTTACAATAGGATTATCAGTTCAAGAACACAAACATTTTTCAGCCAAAATCAGCTCTGGGTTAATATCCACAAAATCAATAGGCATTTTATGTCAATCGAGTCACGGTTCCATTTTCTCAGTAGGTTATATTTGCTATTTCATTCTGAAGAGCTAAAATTTATCTTCCGTCTCTCTTAAATGATTGAAGATCTCAACGACCAATAAAAAGCACACCAATGTTTTAGCACATGAATGCTTTCATAACCGGGACGAACATATCGACATTGGTGATTAACTATGTTCACGAACACTAAATCCAAGAAAGGCAGCAtgtaaacaaaacaaacaagATTATAACAACTCCTTGTTACACAATATAAAGtgatcaattaaattaatagtgTACTAGATTAGAAGAGAAATAAGAACCAACTGAAATTCCTAACAACATAGTTTGCTTGGTAAAACaaatttcatcaattttataaCAAACCATAACCAAATAACACAGAAAATCCAGAAAAGAATTCCAAGATCAAAGTAGAATCTAATGATTaaagaataagaagaagaaaacaaaacctTTCTTAGCTTGTAGCAGATTCCTGCCAGTAGAACCATGACCATCCAAAACAGAATCTGGATCCAAATCAAACCCACAAAATACAAGCATTAACCAACTTATAAAACAGTTCAATCAACTGAAACAACCATAATATcagaaattcaaaaaaaattcaacaatacCTGAAATGAAAGTAGAAGCATAAGAAGCAGAGGTGGCGGCAAAGAGAAGCATCATCATCAAGAAACAATAAGGACTTGTAGAAAACAAACGGAACTCCATTTTTTTAGCTTAATTCTTCTGGGTAGTAAATGTAATTAATGATCTTGTCTGAAAGAATAAAGCTGGAAACTTGAGATAGATCTGAGACTTGGGTCTCAACTCAACTCTGAAAAGAAGAACAGGGGAAAGTGGGCTACAGCAAATTTACGCGCAAACTGCGTCAAACCCAGCTGATAATTGCTtcttcagttttttttttttttttgcttcttCAGTTTCTTAAGTACTTAAATTTAGTAGTCAAATTAATGAcagattaattaaatttaataatgttTAATTTGTATGACAGAGTTGATGGTGGGTCATACGCACAGCTAACTGCTAGCCACGCATACCGTTTCGGGTTATGTCTGTTTTggacttttaagttttaacgaCTGCGTTTTGACATTCTATTTAAGATATTCTTTTCCTGTCTGAAAATTCTAACCCATTAACAAGTTTATAGCTAATTATTTCTCAATATGATTATGCTAATTGTTACGTGGTGAATGGATGAATTTATCAATTTACAGTTTCTAGTAGTAATTTAAATTTGTGATTTCAATGGATGAAACTTGTTTAGAGAGAGATCTTTTAAAAGTcgatagtaaaaaaaattgagtacaGAAAGATTTGTCATTTGATGTTGACACACGgctgtataaaaatattaatattgtttaaaaattaaataattaaaattttggctcTAATtgactcaaataattaaaattatttatttgatttcaaaacacaaattaaaaggCCGtgttgatcctttgttctttttaattttgtcaatgtACTGcgtataataaatatatttatttaattaaaatataataaataaattttcaatcaaCCATTAATAAGGTTAATTTATGAGGCAGGTGTGCAAACTTTTGCAATGCTAGGCTTGGAGACCATGTAGTAGAATCAATCTTTTGTTATTGTTGATTACCGATTCTTtttaggcttatccccttaaaatccccccaccttttacctccatttcatttgcaccctcacgttgtaaaaccaccaaatatacccaaattacgacctttcactttcaattgtaccctcaagcattaaattgacctcatttcacttgaaaaatgttcaaattaatattttaaattttagcatatattttaaaataggacttaatattttatttaaaataaaaataaacctattttttcaagtgaaaagagatcaatttaatgtttgagggtgcaattgaaagtgaaaggtcgtaatttggatatatttggtggttttgcaacgtgagggtgcaaacgaattggggataaaaggtgaggggtttttaagggaTAAGCCTTCTTTTTAATCGTGTATAGACCCAACTTACCAAAATCAAGAAAACATGTAGTATCATTTAGATAATCAGTTTTTGTTCAAACATCACATTTTCTACATCTTTTATAGAGCAAGTAGGTATCGATAATTTGATCAAATTTCCAACTCGCACATTATTGTTAATAGAATTAGCTAATTACACATAtgaattaaaattgttttagtcAAGAAATAACGATAAAACcaatatacaaattaaattcttttagtATATGCTCATGCAAAATATGCTCATGAGTGATTAAGAAACAATTACTGATACAAAATAACTTAATCAACATTTTGAGCCTTTTATTTCTGGATTACTTCgagatttttttgaaatatctTAAACTATAAATATCCATTACCGGTAGGGATAGATTCTGCATAAGCctgactattttttttttatcatggaTTCCGCATAACCCGACCATTTTTATCGTCAGCCAACTGCGATGGCGGTGCAGCAGAGCATTCGAGCCCCTGCTTTCCATTCCGGCATAGGCTAGCGAAAAGACCGGGAGGGTACTTTCCGTAGAGATTAATGTAGCTAAACATGGTTGATGCGCAGTCATTCGTCAAGTCATTCAAGACTTTCGCAAAAGGGCAAGCAAATTTCTTGAATGCTCCACAGCATGCTTTAGGAGGGTACTTAGGCCCTTTACATTGGCTTGTGATGATTGTATAGTTCTGGAACTCGAAGTTTACCGGGCAGGCTGTGGacgaaaaaatatatataagaagATCGTTGCAAAGCTAGTccacaataaattaatataaaaaaataaagaaatacgACATTATGCTCTAAGAGATCAGTATTTTCTTAATCCGATTGCTCCTTATCGTATcacaaaatgtaaaaaaatacattgtgctaaagaaataaatcaaacactTCGAATTTAAGTTAAAGCACTCACACTAGCATACTCCTTTCTTATTTTTTCACAAATTCAAGGTAAGTTAAATATGTTTTAATAAATCAAATGCTAAATTGCATCAAAGTGACAATATATATTCAATACTTGATCTATTTGAAAGAAAGAATGAAACGATATAACAGAATTTTAAAGTGAAGTTTTAACGGTGCAAATTAACCGTGAACAAAGCTCGTGCACCATTTACATGCTTAGAATTTCTATTTTCAAAATGctccctttttttaatttacttgaAAAAGTTGCAAAAACTATGCTTCGTCCAAAATTTTGAATCTAAAAGTCGTACATGTCCGTTTAAACAAACCAATATACTTGAATTATCGAACAAATTGAATATAGTACGTGAACAAAGATACATTTTTTTCAATGTTCGCCACAAACTATTAGCAAACCAACATTTACACTTTGTACATTGTCAAAACATCATCCAATTCTATAACTAAATAACTGCCCAAACTAAGTTCAATGACCTTGCAGTGAAATACAAATGAATCATTCCTATAAAGTATATTATattgaatttaaataaatccttaTTGTCCAAAAATAACATACATTTCTTACAATGATGATTAGTATAACTCGACCGTTTATTGCTCAAATTGGTAATAGCAGGAATACAGTttacaagaaaaagaaaagtggataaattatacaaatatttacGACTTGATATTCTAATAATACGAGAAAAAACCTCGAAAGGTCTTCCACCTGGGAAAAATGCAGTTACCATGCCAGGTTAAATCTTGATTTCTGTTTAAATTGCTTCTTTGTCACACACCATGTATTAGGGAAGGTGCTCAACTGTATCGTAAAAACAAAGACATGAGAATATTTCAGAGGAAAGAATAGTTTATGACCGAcgaaaaatgtttggtttgctGAATACGATAGTTAATTTttgttgaaaaatatttatttcataaaattacaGAACTAAAATTTCataacattaatattttttatttaaaacgttgcacAAAAAGACTTATATTTCATTTATTGACATTTATGGTCCTTTAACATTTTCGTAATTGACATTTACAGTCCTAAAGCATTTTTCCCTTCACCAAACAAGGTTGTGTTTGGCgtttttaatgaataaaaaaaagacaCCGAATGATGCTTTTGGAATAGAAacgccaaaaaaaaaaatttggttttctaTGCCACGTTCAAAAAGCGTACTTAaattataaaggtgaaatgcagttttttttttacaaataactCATCGTTATTCTATATGAAATGTCTATTTTATTCCGTATCAATTCTTCGATTATGATTCATGATACTAGCTGGAGACTATTCAACAAAAATGTGTTCCCACTTTTGGATATCCTGAGGAGGTATAGTGACTTACATTGCTTATAAGCTTAGCTCCAAACCATGCGGTGTCTCCACCGTAGGGCGGAGGAATAACTCTTATCCCATGGCTAATAGATTCAGGAAGCTGTCCACATAATTCTTTCTCTAGCCTCTCTGAAAGCACGCagcaaaaaacaaaacataatagTATAAAAAGTTCATCCATTACAATAAGTTTCTCCAATTCTTTCGGCACCTGAAcacataattttatctttaattgaaGAGTCATTCCGATTCACAAATATCGTGGagttaaataaattcaatttcatCAATCAAGGTCAAGGACCTAAAACTTTCTAAAATGAGGTCAAATAGATCCAAATCGCAATAgaataataagaaaatttagataaattcGAACTGAAACTATAAATTTGTGAATCTATGCGACATTAACATATACATGGGAACCTAATTGGTCGGATTAAACTCAATTCAACCTCCATTTTCCCAAATGAAGAGAAAAGATGCATAATTGTTAAATGTTTTACCTGCTAGGCCTGGCAAACATGCGGTACCTCCTGACAAAACGACAGTCTTGTACCAAGATTCATCTGCAGTCAATTCCGCAGCATGACAGTGGTCCATGCAAAGTGCTACTGCCTGGTGCAAACCCATTGCACGCCTGTGCCATGTAGCAAATGAATCATTTTAACCAACTGCATGAGCTTTACGATTTgttacaattataaaaatgaatctGATTCTACTACTGTGAACAAAAATACAGAATGCATAGTTTTTTCCAGAATGCAAATTGACTAGGTCTTGTATGATCTTGAAAGAAACATTCTCGAGATGTAATTGAAATGCCTTGAGAGAAATTTTAATCATCCAATGTCATTAAAGAGGTAAATCATTATAAGCATGCTTtatcgtaattttttttatcatatgtACTTACACTCCTGCCAAACGTGGCTGAAACAAGATCTCCCCTGTTTTAAAACGTTCTTTTGATAGAGTAAACTGTCCTTCACCCTGGACTTCTAATGATGCTTTTGTGTCTTTCGATAGCTCAGCTTCATAATCATTAGCTACATAACAAAGGTTCTGCAATTTTACGTTGCAACAGAGAATGAAGCAATCAGAAGTAAGTCAGTAATTCAATGCTGGTTATCAGCAAAAAGCAAATTTGTAGCTTTGAACTATTGTACGCAATCAACCAGCCATCtacaattttttcaaaataagaacACATTTTTTATCTTCTATAAAGTTCAACTAAGTAGGTTGGACATATGAGAATcgtgtcaaaaaaaaaacatgggaCCGTGCATTATTTTACAAGTTTCAACTTTGTAAGCTTGATTGCAGGGATTGGAATATGGAAACTAGAAAAAGTCCACGAGGAATGTGCAAAGAAGAACAACTTTATAAGGTGCATCGATCATTTCACTAATTAAGGGCCGGCTTGGTTCAAAACTGTGTACTTTCTGGGGAGTATACTGCACCCGGAGTTAATTTATCCACAAAGCTATTACTTGGATAGtaataaagataataatattctCATATATCAAAACAATTACATTTTGAGGATATTATTGTGTTTAACTATTCATTTAACTAAGAAAGTAGAGCTTATCTAGATTCTTTTAAGGAAGTTATTTTTCTAGTCAAAGGGAAGTTGGTGATTCAATTTttcgataaataaataaaacaaactaAGTAAAAAAAGTTTACTACTTCCCTATTCTACTTATCCTTCAACCAAGCAATCCGTGAGACTCTAAAAGGTCCATCACTAAAACTAATATGGCTTTGGACAGTATTGAATGATCTAAAACTGTTATACAAAGACCAGGAAACAGAGAGAAGAGTAATCATTGGGACAAGGAAACCTATACCAAAAATATGAGAAAGAGAACAATCAAACAGTTATAAATTTGCAGCCTATCAATGTGAATGACTCAGTACAAGTCTATACCTCTTTCAGTGCGCGAATAGTGTACAGTGATTCAAAGCTAATGTTGTTCTGTTGCATTTGTTCTCTAAGGAACCCTGTAACCTTCAGTGCTCCGATACCAATGACTTCTACACCCACCTTGCGCATTactttgccatttaaaactataaaatgcAGCAGTCAAAGAGCCCAAAAATTTTATATCCCATAATCTTTTGAAGCTAAAAGAGATATCAGAGAACAAAGAGACTAAACAGTAAATGGAAAGCATTGAATAACTTCTATACACCAGATAAGAATTGAAACAATAATGAATATGGAAAAGGAAAAATCAAGAAGAAGATGCAATATTTTAATGAGGAGATGGTCTTAGCATAAAGGAAAGGAATGCACGAGGTGTATCACATAATAAGCATGGAGAATGAGTTAAGACGAACTTTAAGTTGACTTGATTTAAATTAATCATAAACCATTTAGTTATGAGGATTTTTTGGAGGTTAAAACAAGGTAATCACTTACTTGGTACCACAGATGTGACTTGAAAACCAATATTAACAGCAATTCCTGAAGTTCGCCGAGCAGCAAAGAGTGCTAAAGTTGACTGCCCAACATTGTTATGTAAATGCATTAAATGTGCACAAACTGAAACATTAAATTCTGATTTGCTTTAAAATGAGGAACAATTTGAGTTCGGCATTGCAGActtcaaaagaaaagaaaataaaattcatgTTTCAAGATAGCATAGCATGCAACTGCTTGGAACAAGCACCAAGCTTGAAGAAATTTCTACATTGAGACTACTtgaatcattttttttcttttccacatCTCCTTACTAAAATAAGTATGCAGGACAAaacatgaaaagaaaaaattgaccACAGGAACTCATTTGTTTTTTCCCTCATTTATCTTTAAAAGGAGAACCACCAGTGTATATTGTTAGAGATGGTAAAACCACAGTTTGATCTCACCAAACTTGATCTTTCGAAttgattgataatttgaaaTGCTATCAGGAAAGTTTTAGAGTTTGATTCTTGacagttatttaattaatgaaatatttGAGCACAAGCTAAGGTGTGTTAGTACTTGTTCACGCTTTAAACACCATAGACATTCACATGCGGGAGTGTGTTAAAGgatatataaaatcaatgttAAAGTCTCACTTCACAGTTTAAAATTTtgagttaattaattatttgacttGACATTGAATTCATTACATATATGATAACAAACaacaaaaacagaaaaagaaCACAACACACCTGATTAATAGCACAGACAGCCGGAGCATTCATGTCAAATAGTGCAGCTTTTATTGCAGCTTTTAACTGTCGTCTAGATGCTTTGGCAGCTTCAGTGTCTGGAGATTTAGAAAAAGAAATTCATCAACAAAATCAACTACCAAGAATCCTATGATCACAACCTTTAATTTTACTATTTTCAACTTCTTGCGTATagaacaaatcttaacatcaaaagaaacttttttttttctttttttcaaatagCGAAATTGAAACCACTTTGGAAAGTTGATGCACCCACAACCCCAATGTAGTTGGCGTAGAAAgccaacaacaaaaaaatggaAATACACAATTTCATGAGGTTGAAACTAATATAGCTAGTGTCAAGAAATGTAAAAGAAACTCAATCTTCTATCTAATTCAAAAGGCTCATAAGAGGGTATCTATTTACAACTGCAGGTTTAAATAAAATAGCCAAAAACTACATACTTGAATAAGAAACAGAGATGGTGGCAGCATTCATGAcaaccattttttttctttgttcttttttttgtaAGAATTGTGATCCCATTAATTTCCAAAAGCAGAAAAATATATCATGAATGTTAAGTAGAAACTAACCATCATAATGACAAATTGGAAGGGACACAACAATTGGCTGTGTAGATGTTCTTACCTGCATTCTGTTAAAACAGAAATACTATCAGCAACTTATACAAGGAAAGCAAACAAAAATGTAACTagaaaacatacaaaaaaatGGCATGAAACTGAAATCAGCGGTGGTATCAGAAAAGGTAATAATAATGCTGTTATATGGACTTCCAATTTTCCCGAAGAAACTTTGATAGAGAGATTAATAAGATAGGATCATTTAGCACTACAATATTTGACAATGTTGATTGATTAAAGAACCTGCTATAGATAGTAGCATAAAAATGGCGAAGCCTAGAGTACATTGGGGACTCGATGTTACCAAATTCCTGCAAcatcaaaagaaaatcaaacttGTCATTTATAATGCCAACCGAAACAGAACCAAAAGAAGCTATCAACAAGGAAAGcaataaaatttagataaaacaAGATTTTACATATTTACTTATTGCTTCCACAAACCTCTAAAATTGCATAGTTAAACTCAAATGCTCACCAAAAATGTAGCTGACCGTCCCGATGGACACGCATATTTGCTCCAACCAAACTTACAATACCCTGAACCACCTATTTTATAAACAACCCAAATCTCAATCATTTAACATAATTTATTACCATTAACATTAGCAAGAAAGTATAAACTAGCCTAAAATGTAAGCAATTCATCACATTAGCAAATCAACAATTTACGCCTAAAAAGGACTACGACTTATCCTCTCCCATTAATGTAAATACAAACCTTATCTCTAACTATATTAAACTCAAAGTAactaagtaaaaataaatttctcagAAAAAAAGTCGCCTACAATTAAGAAATGGATTAAAATTTTAGTATCTCGAATTCGAAACCGAGCTCAGTTGAGAAATTgattaaacaaacaaaacacTCACCATCAATAATAACACAACCAGGAACTTGTTCTCGCTGACCATAAATACGCCTAAATGACAATTCCGTTGACATTAGAGTACTGTACGTCCTACACAATTTTCCATTAATTAACTACAAGGTCAAAAAAATACACAAGTAGATAACATTTCTTGCTGAACAGTAAAACAAAAGTTGAGAGAAAAAAGTTACTGGATCGGATAACCAGATCGGAGCTGAGTTTCGGAGAAGAACACCGAGTCCCACGACTCGTGATAATTCTGCAGAAAGTAAATCCAGAGGCGATTATCAGATACGACCGATCTCCACGACTTGCATAATACGCTCAATCTCGTAGCTTCTTTTGGACCTAATGATTTCACTATTTGAATCACTATATCCATCGGAATTCGATCGAATTCTCCTAGCGATGCTTCCGTCGATGATGATTCCGTGTAACTCGGATTGCGACTCAGTGAGTTAGAGCTTGAACTCGCCCGGTTTAATATCGTATCCCATGCTTTTCTGAGTACAGTCGCCATGGAATGATTTTTTGCCGGGAGAATCTGTTTTTATTGGTTTCTAGGGAAACAAACAGAAAAAGGCCAAAAAGAGTGGAGAGTAATACGGAGAAATGTGTGCGTGTTGGCGAGTGTATGGTGGACTTTAAATATGGAGAGAGAAGGTGATGACGTGGAAGGAGGAGAGGATGTCACGTGGAAATCGAGGAATCAGGGAAATGATAAGTTGGTTAGTTGGCTCATGCCGTCATGGTTTTCGGGTGCGATTGTTCTCGTGTTGTTCCTGAGATGAAGTTTCTTTTGCTGAGCTGAGACCGGATTTTGTGACAAAGTGATACTCCATGTatgacttaagtggcaatatgccccctgaacttgcaagcaatgggcaattaacatatatattaattttgtgggcaaattagtacacgaacttgatgattatgggcaattcgccccattttggcaatttactccctcaatttgtaagttaattgtcttttaaattggcaatttgcccctttaacttgtaagttaatttgccaaaatagGCTAATTGCCTATAATCAacaagttcgtgtactgatttgccaacaaaattaatttgtgtgttaattgcccattgcttacaagttgaaggggtaaattgctacttaagtcctCCATGTATAGATAGAAATTACTTTTTTTAGAGGAAGGTCGAAATTATATTTGGTTAAATATGTATCTCACAATTTAATATAAGATctgatatcaaaataaattcaaattttaataaattattataattttatacaaaaaaattaatttttataatattgttcTCTCTGTTTTAATAGAATTGTATTTGTACCTCCACCccaataatatattttactaatatttAAAGTTTTCGTATTCATCAGAAGTTATATATAGACTTAATTGGaaggaaaaaaacaaaacctttacgacttgttgaaattatatccaaaccttttaatttttgcaataatatccaaattgcattattttattgcaataatatccaaattgcactttttatgtgaattttttgctattttttaggaattttcctatattattatacatcaaaatataataataacctaatattttaattgaaaacaacaagtttagtcatcaatttgactattattgctacaaaaataatgtaatttgattattattgtaaaaattaaaaatttaaatttaaattacaacaattcgtaaaagtttgaatttttttaatattttatccaATTACAATTGATCAACTATAATAGAAAGAACGACGAACAAAGTGTGGTATATTCTCAGTCATACTCATTAATTTGGTGGAAACCCCCATTTATTtcaattcttttatattttaaagctGAAATTATAAGTGGATGTgtcattttcataaataataaataaactatttcATAAGTTGTTGAAATGAAATGAAACAAAACTTAAAAGGCATATGCTCAAATTAGTCATCCAGTGGAAGGTGTCaaagaaaaatagttaaaaatgatatattttattcgttgtccatataaaatataatctaaATAACATATGAAGTAACTCATTAAttgttcaaataaaatataatattcaaagaacaaaaaaaaattctccgGATTAAGGGAATTGAACCCGACGTGAATCGAACA
This window contains:
- the LOC126653653 gene encoding GPI-anchored protein LLG1, which codes for MEFRLFSTSPYCFLMMMLLFAATSASYASTFISDSVLDGHGSTGRNLLQAKKACPVNFEFQNYTVITSECKGPRYSPTPCCEAFKEFACPFAEVLNDLTNDCASTMFSYINLYGKYPPGLFASQCREGKDGLACPAPPPSQSADDKNGQVMQNPSLLLLLTSGILTVLVHLF
- the LOC126653515 gene encoding actin-related protein 8 — its product is MATVLRKAWDTILNRASSSSNSLSRNPSYTESSSTEASLGEFDRIPMDIVIQIVKSLGPKEATRLSVLCKSWRSVVSDNRLWIYFLQNYHESWDSVFFSETQLRSGYPIQTYSTLMSTELSFRRIYGQREQVPGCVIIDGGSGYCKFGWSKYACPSGRSATFLEFGNIESPMYSRLRHFYATIYSRMQVRTSTQPIVVSLPICHYDDTEAAKASRRQLKAAIKAALFDMNAPAVCAINQSTLALFAARRTSGIAVNIGFQVTSVVPILNGKVMRKVGVEVIGIGALKVTGFLREQMQQNNISFESLYTIRALKENLCYVANDYEAELSKDTKASLEVQGEGQFTLSKERFKTGEILFQPRLAGVRAMGLHQAVALCMDHCHAAELTADESWYKTVVLSGGTACLPGLAERLEKELCGQLPESISHGIRVIPPPYGGDTAWFGAKLISNLSTFPNTWCVTKKQFKQKSRFNLAW